The window TTGCGTGCTATCATTGGGCGGCAATTAAGAGCGGCATGGGAACCCGCTCTGCCTTAATGAAAAaggatttgcatgaattccaAGATATTCGAGTAACGTCAGCCGAGCCCCCGCTCGCCCAAGACAGCCAGAGAAAAATTCTACAAGGATAAACCCTTGATCTTCCGATCGGATCAAAGAAGCATGATGCTCGACCGCGCGACTACTTTCAGAAGGTCGATCGACGAGGATCAGGTACAACCTGACCGGAGTCTATACAATGATGAAGGCCGATCAGGAAGAAATCGGCGTGCACTGGTCCAAACAGTCGGactgcagcctccttcgactagacttgaaggggagacttgtgatccgGTGATCAGGGGGGAGGGCCCCACCCTGTTTCCATAGTGGAGGTCAGCGCCATGGTGGGAGCCAGTCAAGGCGGTCAAACACCCCTAGACCACTTGCCGATTGAGTAGCACACTCGCCCAATCGGGATATAGAAGACCCGATTCGACATCATAACAGCTCAGCGAGgttccgagcttccgacgctcagaaaAACTGCTAGGCATCTGCAAGGGCACGCCGAACGGATTCCCCGCTCGGCCTTATATGGAGCTATAAGAACATAGTGGATTTACGACAACTATGAAGAAATAGAAGGGCAGCTGAGCGGCTTTCTCAGGACAGCGGAAGTGCAGGTCGAGCGGCCTCCCCGTTCGGCCAGAGAACACACTCATctgagccgagcggctatcccgctcggcccagtaaaAGACATTGTTAGATGGATATTATCTTTTTGGGAGCATGTGCCGCTGACAGACGGCATAGTCGGCGGATGATTCAAATAGAAGATTGTACGAcaaaagcttccactgtcacttcagagatacgCTCGactcgttaaggtattgtgtcaaggACACTTTACTGATACATTCTTTCAGGTGATTCGAGAAGTGTGCACGCCTTGGGAATCATGCACGCGTGCTacagagccctatataaagggggggtccaaGCTTCAGCAGAGGTATGCGATAATCTACTGTTGCTGCTACTATTCGCTATTTTGCGTTGCTTCCACatatcgtcggtgactgacttgagcgttgaaaGACCATTACTGAGACCCCtttcctggctcggcactgacacaACTGTGATTACAGGATCTCGAGGAGGCGACACACAGTCAACTGAAGCACCACGTCCCAACttccgtgtatatatatatatatccacccTTTTGCTAGAATCATTTGAATTAACATTGTTATAAGTGGATGGGAGGTAACATTGTGAATTTGGAACACTAAGTCATTATCTCCATTGATGAAGTAAAATCATAAAGATATTTGGTTCTGCAAAAAGGTAAAATTCATCACCTTACGTTCCCCATAACTATCCCATATCATTGGAaaaagataaattagaaaaaataaatcaacatAGGAGAGTAAACATACTTCCATCGTGTCTATATATTAGAATGATAATATGGTCATTCTAATACATTACTGTTGTACTAATATGGTGCTACTTTAACACTATTATTAGTGCTGTATTAACATGTTTTTTTTACTAACTTATCTGTCGCACACTTTATGCTCTTATCTTCACCGAAAGATATACAAACTTGACCTTCAGCTCAAATGTTAACACTATTACTAGTGTtgtattaatatatttttttttactaacttGTTTGTCACACACTTTATGCTCTTATCTTCACCGAAAGATATACATCATAAATTAACCGAATCAACCAATCTTGGCCTTCGGCTCAAATGAACTCTTCCCGTCTTGACCTTCTCGAGCTAACTACCCTAAATTCAAAGTCCAACTTGGGTTAGAAAACCTACTAGACCTGGCAGTCCATTGTGATTCAACCATAGCAAGAACATATTATAACAATAACACTAGAAACACCCTTCCGAGAATTTTTGAAGACAAATGGCTCTCCATTAACTCGGGTTCCTAAGAAGACATTTTTCGGTATGGCGTCAAAACACAAACATTACTGACATACGAAATAGCACAACATACATAGCCATTCTGATGGTGGATGTGATCAAAAGAAATCGAAAGGGGCAAAGTAGCACTCAACCATAAAGAGATGCAAAAGAGGATGTGACGAGATGCACAATTTAGAAATTGCCAGCCAACTCAAGGATTAGGCCTGAGTCTTATCTTGTGCTCGTGTCAGCAGGCCACGTCAATTGAACAAAAGAACATTAGTTTGTATCAATCTGAACCCCAAGTCAGGAAACTTCTTGTTATTGTGGCACCCAGAGAGCATAAGATAATCTAAATGACTTCTTCGAAAATGAGCAAAGTTAAAGTTGCCACGAGACCATCCTGCTCTACATCTGGAGAATACTTTGCAAGAACTCCGTTGCACTGCATAGTGCATCGATTGTTGCAGAATGTTCGCCTTGCTGGAGTTTGCCACCTCTACCTTTTGTCGGAATCAGAAGATAGCACGATGAGTGACCACCTCCGGATGCAATGTGAGCGGTATCTTCGAATCTGTACACCAACTACACTCCCTGACACTACTTTCTTTTGTAGCTAACTCGGGCCAAAGTCTAGATTCTCCCACCTGAATGGATCTGCACTCCCAGTCTGTGGCGAACCTCGAAGAAGTAAGCAGACACAAACACACACTGCAGCAATTGCAAGCATTGAGTGGACATAAGGCCGCTGAAGCAGCCCTGTTCGAGGTGTCCGTCTAAGCTGCACAGTTCTGGTCATGGCACATTGTGCACAAGACCCTGACTCTAAAACTTGGGAACCATGCTGTCTTGATTCTCCTGCTGTCGAGGTGATCTTCTCGCCTTCAAATGATATTGTTACTTGTCCATTTTTCCGGTCAGCAAGCTTCCTGGCCACCAGATTGTTATAAGAACTGTTGTTCCTCGACAGTGCATACATGTAGGGCGACTGATGATTGTCATCAAGTACCGAATTCCAGCATTTCAGACCAATCTAAATAATCAGAGTAAATTAGTGAAACTGCCCGAGAAGGTTCTAAAAGCGATAGAATGACAGAACATATATAGCAACATATGTAGACATAATAAAGTACCTCTTGTGGATCGTTAGTGAGCACATCAACCATGTCGACCGAGTCATGCATAGAAGCGGCCATATGCAATGGTGTGATGCCCCCAGGTCCAGCCATGTTTGGTGGGAAAAGATACACCTTTGTCGAATAACTTCCGTGAACTACACAATAATGGATGAGAAGATCTACCATTTTCTTGCACTTTCTCTTAACTGCTCTGTTCAACAGATGAACTTCTGAAAGCAGTTCAAGTGCCTCATGTTTCAAAGAGTCATCCTTTAAGCTTCTTTGCACGATAATATCAAGAAGAGTACAAATAAGAGTGCACCAATCTCGTTCGACTGAAAAAGTTAAAAGGTACTTAAACCGTGAAATTGAGAAATCAGACAACAGCAGGTTGGATGATGCATGTGTCCTCTGGAACAGCCAACCAAGTTCGTTTAGGAAATGTAGAACATCCTTCTTTGACCTGTATTGAGGACTATTACTAACTTTATCTTCAGTACTGGCATCTGTTGTCTGAAAATCTCGGTGAAAATCTACTTCGAGGGTTCTCAATTCCTGGCAGATATTCACATTGGCGATAATGATAGGAAAGCTGTttcctttaaaaccattttcaaccTGAACATGGAAATCAGCAATTAGTTGAGAGCATAGCTCTTAGATTACAGGAAATTACAAAAAGCAAGAACATGGTTTTGAATGTTTGATAGGGCGATCACCTCAATGAAACAACGGCCAAATTGCTCTTGGAACCCTCCAGGAAAGTTAAAGCTCTCCACACAAGAATCGTCATATATGGTGCCAGGGTATGTGGAGCAGAGAACTTCTTTTGACATGTACTTACCCCTATATGTGCAATGAATACTGCGAAAGTGAAGAAAACTGAGCAAAAAGAACAAGTCCATGCATATCTGGAACAGCATCGCAATGTCTCAACTCACTTGGTGCCCGGAACAGTCAAATTGCGACCTTTAAGAACGAGAGAAGTTTCCTTCCCACCTACAACAGCAACAGGTGATATAGAAGTCACTTCAGGAGCAGTCCATGCCCTTGAATTCTTAGATACACGAATCTTCCCTGCAATAAAAtattgaaagattcatatttCAACAGAGAGCACTCCGACCaataaaaaactaatttgaaaTCAAGAAAATGGGGTATATATTTATAGGGAAAAACATATACCATCCTTGTGTGACACCAGTTGTCTATTTGTACAAATCAAAAACCTCGTGTTTCGCCAGAACTCAGTTTCAGAACATTGAATAAGAGAAGTGACACGCTGAAGAAGATCATTTTCGAGCTGCAAAACCGATATATTTATTAAGAATTTTACAAAGTAAACCAAAcaagatgtgtgtgtgtgtgtttgtgtgtgtgaGCGGCACTAACTTCTTCCCATGCAATTGATGGCATCGATAAGTATATTGACAGGATAACACAGCCAGGCCTGATGTAACTCTCCATCTCCAAAGGGCTGCTTGAGAGCCAATTAAATACCTGCAGATAACATCAAATTAAGTGCTAATAAACCATTTGATACAAGACTGTTCGAGGTAAAAAAGGTTAACTTTAATTTGCAGTACCTGTGCTCGAAGAGCATCTGGAAAACTACTGGGATCCTTGCCaaagagtttgaaaactattcGCCCAGTCCGATCCTGCTAAGTCATATTGTAAGTCCATTAAGTAAATAAGATAGGGAATATGCTATCACTGAAATGTACGTTACTAGAATGCGGGTTACCTGAACAGAGTTGGAACTCGATGGAGAGTGATCTGAGTAATTAGATTTATAGCCAACATGATCTGCTGATCTTTCAAAATTCTGAAAGAAATCAAGTGTTGCACTTGCACCATGAGTGGTGCTTAATTCAACAGTTGCATTTTCTTCCCTGTAATGAGATCTTCCTGTATATTTCTCCCTTTCTAAAGTTGAATGCAGAGGGAATAATTTTTTCGTAATGGGGGATGGAGATGGAGGAGACCTCTCCTCAGTAGGGTTGCTACTTTCTGAGGATAAATGCTTAATTGCAAATCCCTCTGCCGGAGGATTGTCATCATCAGAAGGTCCAAAAAGTTGCAAAGGCAAACTTTGGTGAGGTTGCTGGACCACATGATGAGGTACTTCCATAGGCAATTGACTGATACCTTTGCTTGTCAAGGCAACTGAAGAATACACATTGGTAGGTTTATTGTGCAAATTAGGAGGCAAAGAGGGATCTGCATTTTGTACTATGGCCTTATGATTGCCACTACTTTTGCTGCTCCCTTGTGAAAGAGATGCAGGGACAGGAGTAATGGATGTCGCCAATGCTGCAGAGAAAGCCTCCTTTATTGATTTCTCAAGGGAACCTAGAGGTGCATCTTGACATGTATTCAAATCAAAACCATCAGGTGTAGCTCTTTCAGAGGGGTCTCCACTAATTGAAGCACTTAATTTACTGATAAGCTGAACTAGGCGATCCCTATCAGGTGGAAGGGAGATACCACTTGGTTTATCATGATAACTACCTGCAATTGCAATACAAAATTATGAAGCAACCAACCTGAAGGGTAAAGACTTCCAACATTTGATTGAAGATACCTTTTAAGGGACTTAACATAGACAACAATTTCATAATATCCAGATTCCCGCTTATCATATTTTCTTGGAATTTAGGTGGCAATAACTTAGAAGAACTGTCCTCCGGTTGAGTCTTCCTTCTCCGCCGATTATGCCCTGCAAGTCGCTTTCTACAACTTCTCTTACCCTCATCAAACTCAGAAAGAGGATGAAATCTGGATTCCAATTCCAAAGATTCATGTATCAGTATAAATAGGGTTCTATTATACTGGATATGTAGATTAAAGTCGGATCAAGAGTTCCTTGTAggtgaaccaaatattagaaataagaaaataaatagataatgatatagtagggAATAGAGTTCAATGACATAGGAGAATCCATATAGCTGACCCTACTTAATAGGATAAGACTTAGTTGTTGTTATTATATATATAGCAAGAATAATCCATGATCAATATTCATCTCTTCAACTAAATTTTAAACAATAGTTTTATCAAAGATAAAATGCATTGCAACATTAGAAGATGCAATAGAACTGTAAAATGGaagctgaaaaaaaaaatttgagaatagAATCATGTTACCTACTGCATTGTTGGCAGAATCTCTGCATTTGCTTTCCCACAAGGGCTTTGGTGGTCTTGCTGTGCACCTCGCACACCTTGTGCCGCCTATGGTAATCCTTGGCGCACGACAGATCGGTGTGGCAATCATCCACCTGACACATTGGATAACTGTTACTAGTCGCCGGCGTACCCGATCTCACCCTCTTGCTAGGCCTCGCACCTGCTGGCTCCTCCACCAAGTTACTTCCACCTCCTAGCTTCAGTGTTAGTTCCCCATTATCTTCTTCCAAATCCCTTCTAGATTTAGAATCATTCGAGCCCTCGTTTCCCTTCTTCGCCGGgtcaaccacagcagcagctgaagAAGAAGGCTGGGATCCCAGACAGAGCAAGTCCGCGGCATCAGGGGCTGGTGTAGCGGTGAACCTCACGCTATCCCAATCCCACATCTTGGGGTTCCAATTACCACTGGAATTAGAAAGGGAAGATACTTGCTGGCTCTCCTGGGATTGGATATGCTGAAAGATGTGTTTTTTCCAAGGAAGGTCTCGCTTTTTCGCAAGAAGATGGGCGTCATGAATGTCCTGGTGATGGTGGTGAAAGAAGATGGGAGAAGCGACCTGCGCTCCGACCTCTCCCTCCATCTCTCCAAGATTATTCAAACCCTAAATTCACACAAACACGCCTTCTTTTCCTCAGAATACTAGAGCCTCTTCCGATCCATCCCTCCGGCAAAATTTCAATCTGTAGAAGAAAGAAATAAACAGAAAAGCAAGGACTCATCAGAAAACCATCAAGGAGGAGGGAGCTGTCTTAAACTACTCATGGAAAACCAAATCCATCAGCAGAAATCCCCAAATAAACAACTAAGCCTGAGCAAAGAACCTCCTTTCACTTACCAAACGCTGCTGCTCCAAGGAAACAAGCAAAGATCAGGCTAACAACCAGATAATAAGCTCGAAATCCGGATCTTTCGCCACGAAACGAAACAGATGAGCAGAGGGATCTCGAGGAGCGACCATCTCCGCAAAAGATTGATCGAGAGGAAAAAAGAACAAGATGGCAGGATCTCTGTGTGCTCCGAGACTGGAGAATCCAATGAGAAATTTGCTTGCTCACTCCTCTTCTCTGCCTCTTCGTTATCGTCCTTTGGTTCCTCTTCTGCTCTCTTCGCCAGCTAATCGCCGCGTGGCAGAAAATGTAATAAACGGCCACGCCGTGGGCTATTCGCGAAGGACAAGGAAAAGTTGGCGCCTTGCGAATTGCGTGTGCATTATTTCTCGGTGTGTGTGGTCCCCATCGAATCTGATTTTTTACCAACAAGACCCTTGTAAAATGCAATATCAATTCCTCCTTTTTTCGAATGAGGTGGTATTTCGTACAAAATCTTTatcatttatatattatttaaaataaatatataaatataacgagaaaataatttttcccttatgGCCatgttattattttaataaaaaccaAGTTGTACCAAGTGGGCCCCAGAACTTTCCAGCAATTAAGATAGTATATGCGTAATGGTTGGTGCGGGTAAAGTGGTCGTGTCAAAGTCAATTATTTGCTGTAgtcaagaaaaagaaatttaattaatttacgagataaaaaaattattttaccaTTATAATTATTTTTGTCATCATTACAAATAATTGTGGCAGACAAAAACGTACCGCCCAGGAAAAGAATGAGATCTGAACCGTACGACATTACAGTATCCGACGCAGGCAACCGTCCTTTTTGCCCTTCGTCTGTTCGTTCGCTATCACGCTCACTGAGGGTAATATTAGGAATATCAAccatacattatataaaataaaatacttgaataTATTTTCAGCGCTAGGTTGCAACGGAAGGTATTCGCGGTTCGATTTTTAATTACAGTATATTTATagactttttttttcaaatacgATCAGTTTATATAGTATTGCAGATTAGATAGTTAAATTAAGAATGTTGGACTGATGGTGTTACTCTTGCTTTCTCATTTATCCTAAAAGtcaataattaatatatatatatatatatatatatatatatatatatatatatatatatatatatattttaaaaaaatataaataatagaataaaaatattaagaatAAATTATCAAGAAATATACCGTGTAAGAAGAGAGAGCATGCCTCTTTGAACGGATCCGAGTTGAAATGTCAGAATTAGACTGAGTCAACTCTGTAGTTGTGGAATTGGCATGGAAAAAAACGGCCGTAAAATTTGACTGAACCGTATCACGTATTCCgaattttataatcctaaaaatatgTATTATATCTTTTTTTTGGATTGTATAGAACGTGAAAGGAGGGGTAGGTGAAtgatgttttaaaaatcattctttttgttttttttaaatcctCGTCGAAAGTTTGAGTATGTAacgaaaaaaatagaataaacaaGAAAAgacaaaatagaaaataatacgttttcaattttatttgatttagggTGTTCGATGACTCTTATTATAAGGTTTACGATTTCTCAGACCATATCGATTCGACAACCTACTAATAATTGTAAAATAAATACATATATATCAAGTGTAATAAACTACACTTTATGatacaataaaaaaattaactttaaattgttACCAATATTTTAGTAGATTGTAATTCGTAGTTTGAAGTCGGTGTCGTTTTGATGATAGTAGTTGGGCGTAGCAGGGTCGGTGTAAAACGGTAGTAGGAGGACAACGTAACAGAATGATCAAGGAAGCTCGtatatgagttatatttaatGCACTTGATCCTGTCCATGAACGTCGACTAATGGTTCACCGGTGAGTTAGCTAGATGACCAACTTAATCGTCGATAAGCAAATGACATGGAGGATGACAATGTGATCTAAAACTTAATTACACAGAAGAAAAaagacaacaacaaaaaaaagagTTAGGATACGGCCAGAGAGTTCCCAGACGTAGCTGCTCAACGCTCAAGTTAAAGGAGGAATATAAAGATTAGGATTTTGACATGTAGCATAATTTCCACCAACTCTACTTTAGTCATTTAGCATATCTCTTACACGTTTTTGAGGGGATTGTGGATTAAACATTGACATGCCCATGTCATCATTATTTTAAATGTCATCACTCCTTTTAAGCATGTCGTTGTGTCATCAATCTTCATTCAAGAGTAATCTGCATGCCTTTTTTAGTAAATAATGATTATCTTAGAATTTTTCCATTCGCTTGCAAGATCACATGGTCACAAATTTATCCATCTTTTTTGACAGCAGA is drawn from Zingiber officinale cultivar Zhangliang chromosome 1B, Zo_v1.1, whole genome shotgun sequence and contains these coding sequences:
- the LOC121971922 gene encoding squamosa promoter-binding-like protein 15 isoform X2 is translated as MEGEVGAQVASPIFFHHHHQDIHDAHLLAKKRDLPWKKHIFQHIQSQESQQVSSLSNSSGNWNPKMWDWDSVRFTATPAPDAADLLCLGSQPSSSAAAVVDPAKKGNEGSNDSKSRRDLEEDNGELTLKLGGGSNLVEEPAGARPSKRVRSGTPATSNSYPMCQVDDCHTDLSCAKDYHRRHKVCEVHSKTTKALVGKQMQRFCQQCSRFHPLSEFDEGKRSCRKRLAGHNRRRRKTQPEDSSSKLLPPKFQENMISGNLDIMKLLSMLSPLKGSYHDKPSGISLPPDRDRLVQLISKLSASISGDPSERATPDGFDLNTCQDAPLGSLEKSIKEAFSAALATSITPVPASLSQGSSKSSGNHKAIVQNADPSLPPNLHNKPTNVYSSVALTSKGISQLPMEVPHHVVQQPHQSLPLQLFGPSDDDNPPAEGFAIKHLSSESSNPTEERSPPSPSPITKKLFPLHSTLEREKYTGRSHYREENATVELSTTHGASATLDFFQNFERSADHVGYKSNYSDHSPSSSNSVQDRTGRIVFKLFGKDPSSFPDALRAQVFNWLSSSPLEMESYIRPGCVILSIYLSMPSIAWEELENDLLQRVTSLIQCSETEFWRNTRFLICTNRQLVSHKDGKIRVSKNSRAWTAPEVTSISPVAVVGGKETSLVLKGRNLTVPGTKGKYMSKEVLCSTYPGTIYDDSCVESFNFPGGFQEQFGRCFIEVENGFKGNSFPIIIANVNICQELRTLEVDFHRDFQTTDASTEDKVSNSPQYRSKKDVLHFLNELGWLFQRTHASSNLLLSDFSISRFKYLLTFSVERDWCTLICTLLDIIVQRSLKDDSLKHEALELLSEVHLLNRAVKRKCKKMVDLLIHYCVVHGSYSTKVYLFPPNMAGPGGITPLHMAASMHDSVDMVDVLTNDPQEIGLKCWNSVLDDNHQSPYMYALSRNNSSYNNLVARKLADRKNGQVTISFEGEKITSTAGESRQHGSQVLESGSCAQCAMTRTVQLRRTPRTGLLQRPYVHSMLAIAAVCVCVCLLLRGSPQTGSADPFRWENLDFGPS
- the LOC121971922 gene encoding squamosa promoter-binding-like protein 15 isoform X1, encoding MEGEVGAQVASPIFFHHHHQDIHDAHLLAKKRDLPWKKHIFQHIQSQESQQVSSLSNSSGNWNPKMWDWDSVRFTATPAPDAADLLCLGSQPSSSAAAVVDPAKKGNEGSNDSKSRRDLEEDNGELTLKLGGGSNLVEEPAGARPSKRVRSGTPATSNSYPMCQVDDCHTDLSCAKDYHRRHKVCEVHSKTTKALVGKQMQRFCQQCSRFHPLSEFDEGKRSCRKRLAGHNRRRRKTQPEDSSSKLLPPKFQENMISGNLDIMKLLSMLSPLKGSYHDKPSGISLPPDRDRLVQLISKLSASISGDPSERATPDGFDLNTCQDAPLGSLEKSIKEAFSAALATSITPVPASLSQGSSKSSGNHKAIVQNADPSLPPNLHNKPTNVYSSVALTSKGISQLPMEVPHHVVQQPHQSLPLQLFGPSDDDNPPAEGFAIKHLSSESSNPTEERSPPSPSPITKKLFPLHSTLEREKYTGRSHYREENATVELSTTHGASATLDFFQNFERSADHVGYKSNYSDHSPSSSNSVQDRTGRIVFKLFGKDPSSFPDALRAQVFNWLSSSPLEMESYIRPGCVILSIYLSMPSIAWEELENDLLQRVTSLIQCSETEFWRNTRFLICTNRQLVSHKDGKIRVSKNSRAWTAPEVTSISPVAVVGGKETSLVLKGRNLTVPGTNIHCTYRGKYMSKEVLCSTYPGTIYDDSCVESFNFPGGFQEQFGRCFIEVENGFKGNSFPIIIANVNICQELRTLEVDFHRDFQTTDASTEDKVSNSPQYRSKKDVLHFLNELGWLFQRTHASSNLLLSDFSISRFKYLLTFSVERDWCTLICTLLDIIVQRSLKDDSLKHEALELLSEVHLLNRAVKRKCKKMVDLLIHYCVVHGSYSTKVYLFPPNMAGPGGITPLHMAASMHDSVDMVDVLTNDPQEIGLKCWNSVLDDNHQSPYMYALSRNNSSYNNLVARKLADRKNGQVTISFEGEKITSTAGESRQHGSQVLESGSCAQCAMTRTVQLRRTPRTGLLQRPYVHSMLAIAAVCVCVCLLLRGSPQTGSADPFRWENLDFGPS